Within Bacillus sp. E(2018), the genomic segment CCTTTTAGGACCGACTCTAACAGATCTAAAGCCACACTCAATTCTTCTTCCTTCTGTTTATGAGGTGTTATATCACGTCCAGTAATAACTAACACTTGCGGTTTACCATCACTCGTAAAGGTAGGCTGCTTGATGAGCTCCAACATCACTTTACGACCGCTTTTCATCATAATCTTTTCAGCAGTTTTTATTGGTTTTCTTGTTTCCCAAGCTCTCTTATCGGAAAGGCTGCATCTTTCAATTGCTTCATATGAAAGTCTTGTTTCTAGTTCCTCAAGACTTTTTCCTTTATATTCATCGTGGTTGATTCCATAAATATTAAGAGCGAACCGGTTCGCTTCTGCCCAAGTTCCATCCGGATACCTTAAACAAACAAATTCGGGCAGGACATCGATCATTTCTTTTAAAGTGGCAACTGCAGGTAATTCGTCCTGACTTAATACTTTCATTCTATCCACCCTTTTTTACTCAAACTTTCTTAACGTCTATAAATTAAATAAAAGGGTCTATTTTCCTTTATTTTTTTCAGGAATTCGCACGTCAAATTCGTTTATTTTTCGCCTAAATATGACAAAAAGACGCTTTCCACGAGGAAAGCGTCTTTCGTATCTGTTGACGATTAAACGGCTTTTACCGCTTCTTTTAGCGATTTACCTGGCTTGAAAGCAGGCACGTTACTAGCTTGGATCATAATCTCTTCACCAGTAAGAGGATTACGTCCTTTTCTTGCGTTGCGATTTCTTGTTTCAAATGTTCCGAAACCGATAAGCTGAACGCTTTCACCGTTTTTCAAAGCATCTGTAATCGCATCTAGCACTGCATCAACGGCAAGCGCTGATTCTTTTTTGTTCATACTCGTTGCATTTCGAACTGCATCTACTAAATCCATCTTTTTCATTATAAATTGCTCCCTTCAAACATTGAATGAACTGCTTGTGTAGCAACATTATTAACGAAAAAAATAGTTTTCATACTAAAAAATACAAAATTCCGAAAAATATTTATATAGTTTAATAATTATTTTTCTAATCAGAATCCTTGAATAGTCATTCCGCCATCAACAAATAGAGTCTGTCCGTTCACATAATTAGCTGCATCACTTGCTAAAAAT encodes:
- a CDS encoding HU family DNA-binding protein produces the protein MKKMDLVDAVRNATSMNKKESALAVDAVLDAITDALKNGESVQLIGFGTFETRNRNARKGRNPLTGEEIMIQASNVPAFKPGKSLKEAVKAV